Genomic segment of Geminocystis herdmanii PCC 6308:
TTTCTTGGATTTTTCCATGGACTCTCGGATACCGTGAATCAACTGTTTTTGATCAAAGGGTTTTTCTAAGAAAGAGAAAAATTCAAAAGGTTCGGGAATTTTATCAGTTACTTCATCTTTCCTACCTGACATCATTAAAAGAGGAATAGCTTTTAATCGAGCATCTTTTTGTATTTCTTGGTAAACTTCCCAACCGCTCATTTTTGGTAGAAAAAAATCTAACATGATCAAATTAGGATTACAACTGTGGATTAATTCCATGCCTAGAAGTCCGTCTTTGGCTTCCACTATGTCAAACTTAAATTTTTCTGGTGGTAGCATCTCTTTAACAGTTTTTCTAATAACCAGACTGTCATCAATAAGTAAAATTTTGTGATTTGCCACAATCAAACTCCTTGCAAAAAAAATAAGACTTTAATGGTATTTAGTATAGTAAAACTTTGGTAACTTTCTTTGACGAAATTTCCATAACTTTATTTTTCATCCACATAAATAATGCTAAGTAAACCTGAGTAAACCATACAAATAGATGAGATGATGAATGACTTGGAAGACTTGGAAGACTCCGAAGACAGGGAGATTATATTTTGCATCAGTACTTAGTTAAATGGGTTTTTGTTTTGAAATAACTCTATTTCTACTTGCTCACAAATACGATGATAAGATATTAAGTGTATCTCTTGAACATAGGGGGTATTTTTTTCAGAGACAAAGAGGGGATAATCAATTAAGTCACCCATTATGCCACCATCGTTACCCGCCATGCCAATGGTAATTAAACCTTGTTCTTTAGCGGTTTTTAAGGCATAAATAACATTACGGGATTTTCCTGATGTGGACAATACCCATAACATATCTCCTGTTTTGCCAAAACATTCTACTTGACGTGAAAAAATGGTGGCAAATTCATGATCATTACTCCAAGCGGTGAGGGTAGCAGGATTTGTGCCGAGGGCGATGGCTGGTAATCCGGGTCGATCGAACTGAAACCGTCCGACAAACTCAGCGGCAATGTGTTGAGCATCTGCGGCTGAACCACCATTGCCACAAATAAAAAGAGTGTGTCCTGCTTGAAAACGACGAGCTACTTCTTGACTAACTCGATCTATCGATCGACAATATTCTTCATTAAAGGCGTTTTCAAGACATTTTAAACGTTCTTGTATCCAATGATTCAATCTTTTCCTCCTGATTTGAGATAATCACAA
This window contains:
- a CDS encoding D-sedoheptulose-7-phosphate isomerase, whose amino-acid sequence is MNHWIQERLKCLENAFNEEYCRSIDRVSQEVARRFQAGHTLFICGNGGSAADAQHIAAEFVGRFQFDRPGLPAIALGTNPATLTAWSNDHEFATIFSRQVECFGKTGDMLWVLSTSGKSRNVIYALKTAKEQGLITIGMAGNDGGIMGDLIDYPLFVSEKNTPYVQEIHLISYHRICEQVEIELFQNKNPFN
- a CDS encoding response regulator; its protein translation is MANHKILLIDDSLVIRKTVKEMLPPEKFKFDIVEAKDGLLGMELIHSCNPNLIMLDFFLPKMSGWEVYQEIQKDARLKAIPLLMMSGRKDEVTDKIPEPFEFFSFLEKPFDQKQLIHGIRESMEKSKKLVKLMASTPTDTPTMGGTSGGIELEQLQAKVAHLESEVAQLKKQLNQVMSFVKKKLQ